The window TCGTTCAACTTCGAAACGTTTCAGCTGAGCCACACAACATTTTCATTCAACTTCGAAACGGCTTTTCCTAACCGCGAAACATTTTACCCAAACCTCATAATGTTTGCGACCAACATCAAAACAAGTTACCTCAACCTCACTACATTCCAGGACAACCTCGAAACAGCCATCCCCTTATATCCACTGCGTCGTATATTTCTGCCTACGCGTTTCCGCCTTTGCAATTTCCCACGAGTCAATCAATTTTTTGATCTGTCGCGACACTTGTTCCCGCATTCCGGGGGTGTCGTGGATGCGGATTTCGATAAGGCATTGATTCAAATAAGCATAGTAGACTTGCAATCGTTCGCCTTCCGCGGTTTTATGGTCCACCGTGGCCATCAGCTCAAAAAGGAGAGTTTGGGCTTTGGCCAGCGCTTCTTTCCGTTCCTCGA is drawn from Sporosarcina sp. FSL W7-1349 and contains these coding sequences:
- a CDS encoding flagellar protein FliS, producing MDFRKVTKVYQETNVSTLPVIDYVLLCLNEVLRNVESYEESDSIEERKEALAKAQTLLFELMATVDHKTAEGERLQVYYAYLNQCLIEIRIHDTPGMREQVSRQIKKLIDSWEIAKAETRRQKYTTQWI